In one window of Tachypleus tridentatus isolate NWPU-2018 chromosome 2, ASM421037v1, whole genome shotgun sequence DNA:
- the LOC143240285 gene encoding uncharacterized protein LOC143240285, with product MMMVKNEPSTKQPRLQGNPTPQFFQREMVFVPDVVTSFPHFPSQTEDWANHINVPVNLTPQLKSLNLFSERKQREFIPDSKKDDSYWDRRRRNNEAARRSRQKRRLNDLVLESKVLELTKENIILRAELGAIRDRYCISTETLPNPDKVQLTSCAEVLDQCSLVPSINSTNVTDTSTFVNVQDMLSLTSCLNTTSNQSSAQSISVMRPVPKVPSDSDCDYITNNDTTLASLQSNTNTSNNCPTLNRSSSLPPLASRSPPVDQESVSSPSSWSSIDDSSQTSTSGHSLTSFSLPHKLRHKFHLGEREKHHNSLSPTDSGRSSRRDSSSTREDLSSISSDGDSTGSNDNHSLSSTDIKLNNRSQRRSTHKDNRHLLQTENSQLRSELQRLASEVENLLDVMIQEGSQMESDGQHLTEEQYAMSHDYRN from the coding sequence ATGATGATGGTAAAGAACGAGCCTTCAACAAAACAGCCTCGTCTTCAGGGAAATCCAACCCCGCAGTTTTTCCAAAGAGAAATGGTTTTCGTTCCTGATGTTGTAACCTCTTTTCCCCACTTTCCTAGCCAGACCGAAGATTGGGCAAACCATATCAATGTGCCAGTCAATCTGACACCACAACTAAAATCCTTAAATCTCTTTTCTGAAAGGAAACAACGTGAGTTTATTCCGGACTCCAAAAAGGACGACAGCTACTGGGACAGACGAAGAAGGAATAATGAGGCAGCTAGAAGGTCACGCCAGAAACGTCGTTTAAATGATTTGGTGCTTGAAAGCAAAGTATTGGAGTTGACTAAGGAAAATATCATCCTAAGAGCCGAGTTAGGAGCTATTAGAGACCGTTATTGTATTTCAACGGAAACATTACCAAATCCTGATAAAGTACAGCTCACCTCCTGCGCTGAGGTACTTGACCAATGCTCTCTAGTTCCTAGCATTAATTCTACCAACGTCACTGACACGTCTACCTTTGTTAATGTTCAAGACATGCTCAGCTTAACATCTTGCCTTAATACCACGTCTAATCAGTCTAGTGCACAGTCAATCTCTGTGATGAGACCAGTTCCAAAAGTACCCAGTGACAGTGATTGTGATTACATCACTAACAATGACACCACTCTTGCTTCTCTCCAATCAAACACTAACACATCTAACAACTGTCCAACTCTAAATCGTAGTTCATCTCTCCCTCCTCTAGCTTCACGAAGTCCTCCTGTTGACCAAGAGTCTGTTAGTTCTCCTAGTTCCTGGTCATCAATAGATGACAGTTCTCAAACTAGTACCAGCGGACATTCCCTTACTTCTTTCTCCCTACCTCATAAATTGAGACATAAGTTTCACCTCGGAGAGCGAGAAAAGCATCATAATTCACTTAGTCCAACAGATAGTGGTCGGAGTAGTAGACGTGATAGCAGCAGCACCCGAGAAGACCTATCTTCTATTTCTTCTGATGGGGACAGCACTGGAAGTAATGATAACCACAGTCTCAGTTCTACAGATATCAAGTTGAATAATCGGTCTCAAAGACGATCCACTCACAAGGATAATCGTCATTTACTACAAACTGAAAACTCTCAGCTCCGCTCCGAACTCCAAAGATTAGCCTCGGAAGTAGAAAACTTACTGGACGTAATGATTCAAGAAGGCAGTCAAATGGAGTCTGATGGTCAGCATCTTACTGAAGAACAGTACGCTATGTCACATGATTATCGTAACTAG